A part of Solea senegalensis isolate Sse05_10M unplaced genomic scaffold, IFAPA_SoseM_1 scf7180000014986, whole genome shotgun sequence genomic DNA contains:
- the LOC122761758 gene encoding transmembrane protein 69-like produces the protein MMLAIMFRRSTSAAQKFLPWLGPAHRCWTSGLTGASYHGSLQTCLASSAEKDIGLAACSPVHGFFKSRPFLLTQSYVSPFLVRNQNFHSSAVRRKKRQQPEPPPRELDLLRYDMKDLWKGPKPAIYLGFAGLVPFVVPPLLMSVTGSYLPDLAYAQIAYGASITSFLGGARWGFALPETSPAKPDWINLANSVIPSLFAWVAMLMSESIIPATTTIIMGLGISLHYDLSLLPTYPSWFKALRSIFTAVAFLSLVSTLIINNMYP, from the exons ATGCTCGCCATCATGTTTAGAAGAAGCACCTCTGCAGCTCAAAAG ttTTTGCCCTGGTTAGGTCCTGCGCACAGATGCTGGACTTCAGGCCTGACCGGAGCTTCTTACCATGGCTCTCTGCAGACCTGCCTGGCCTCATCTGCAGAAAAGGACATCGGACTTGCAGCGTGTTCTCCTGTCCATGGTTTCTTCAAGTCCAGGCCCTTTCTCCTGACTCAATCCTATGTGTCTCCATTTCTTGTGAGAAATCAAAATTTCCACTCTTCTGCGGTGAGGCGGAAGAAGCGACAGCAGCCTGAACCCCCACCGAGGGAGCTGGATCTACTTCGCTATGACATGAAGGACTTGTGGAAAGGTCCCAAACCTGCCATATACCTGGGCTTTGCTGGGCTTGTCCCATTTGTGGTCCCTCCTTTGCTCATGTCTGTGACTGGAAGCTACCTGCCAGACCTGGCCTATGCACAGATAGCTTATGGTGCCTCCATTACTTCTTTCTTAGGTGGAGCTCGCTGGGGATTTGCGCTTCCTGAAACAAGCCCAGCCAAACCTGATTGGATAAACCTTGCAAACAGTGTGATTCCCTCCCTATTTGCCTGGGTGGCCATGTTGATGAGCGAGAGCATCATTCCTGCCACAACCACAATTATTATGGGACTTGGAATCTCGTTGCATTATGACCTGTCTCTGTTGCCCACTTACCCCAGCTGGTTCAAAGCTCTGC